The genomic DNA AAAATATGGGTAAGATTTTGAAGGGTGTTTTTGGTGTATTGGGCTCCCTGTTTTGTGAGGATCGGGGGGATGCTGTGCTTGTACAGAGCCCTCCCTCTGCTTTTCTGCAAAGAGGCTAGCTCGTTTACACAACTCGAATCTATGACCGTCTGGTCACAATAGAGCAACCTCGCTGTGGTACcaaataagggaaaaattaaggacaaaaaattcaaatttcaccAAGGCAGTTGGAACTACTACCTCCATTCGATACTCGTGCCTAAAACACTAACGACTTGCGAGCATAGTTTCATTGTGGGTTTCATTTCTACATAAATGAAAATGACAATGAGAAAATGAGTGGAAAAGTTCATCCAAGGGAGACAATGGAAATGGACAACCAGGACCAGATATGTAGTTCCAAATCCCATCTCTAGTGATATGTAGAACCATTGCCCTTGATACTTTAATAGTGGACCGGTAAGTACCCCTTCTCAATCTTCTGTTTATGTATTTTGGGAGGGGTGAGGGGGAGTTAATGGCATAAACTTTAGGATGTTAAAATCTTTGCGCCGACTATCAGATGCACAATGACAAGAACCAGGAGAAAGCCTTGAATGGGTAGCATGctattttaatgtttaattcTGCTTCAAGACATGGATATATTTTTCCACTTAATGCTGCATAATCAACTAGATATTTCGGCAGAAAGCTTACCTAGTATTGACATCAGGAGAACTCGAACACTCGGCCAATAAAGATACACTACTTTTTCCATCCATTGCATCAAGATCTATAAGTGTAGCAATCAACAACTCTAGCTGTTTTGGGATGGAGAAAGAAGAGGTAAATAGACCGAGATAGAGACCATATATAACATCCATAATTCACTTTCTATTTCCTCTTACAGAGAAAATGTAATGCTTAACTAACCCATACCTCCTCAGGATCAGTATAATCAATTCCGTCAGCTTCAGATAGTGCAGATGCCATGCTCCGGTAGGCCTCCTGCACAGTCAAAAAATGGTACCATCAGACACTTCTGCCGGAAAGAACCTGAAAGAAGAGCACGAGAAAGAACCTGAATGGCAGTAATGCGATCTGCAGATACTTCTCCTGGGAAGAAGTCAAGAGTTCTGCCATTCTTTTCGATCGTTATACACCCTTCCATGCCATCGCCTAATTGAGGGCATCTTTTCCTGGATACATACAGGGTTCCAAAGAAACCCAAATAAAATGTCAGCATTTAAAGTACCAAGGCCTAAGACATTTTTAACTTTCTGTGTATCCTTTCTTAAATGGAAATATAAACCCCACCAGATTAACTTACAGCTTGTACATCTTGCTCAACATCATGTCATGGATGTTTTTGACAAACTGTTGAACAGtagaacaacaaaataaacTCCGAAGGACATGACAGCCAGAGagtagataaaatatttacaacaGGTATAAGTAACAGGTAGAATggtagatttttattttatgaaattcatcGGATCCACTGATTTCATGCAAAGTAAAACAATACAGAATTAGTCACACCTCCAAAGCCATTAAAGCATCTTCCATTGCACGTTGCTTGGCAAAGAAATCAGCACGCCGCAAGTCAGCCTGAGAGGGAGAAAAAAGAATCGGTTTTTGTTAATGTACATATCTTATTgaatgttaaaatatatttcttcATAATTGTTACTACATGCAAATCAACCGTGGTATATACAAACAACCATCAAACATTACCCAACATTTACGATCAACCATGGTATATACAAGGTCATACAATATCATGTGTCAAATCAAGCATCAAATAAagatttggagaaattaaaaagaaagcaCCTCCAAAGCTCCATCACTCCAATGCTTGTCAGCAGCACTCTTCAATCTAGATTGAGCTTTGTCTCTTAAAATCTAATAAGAATACAAGATCATAAGaaatttagcaacaaaatcTAATAAGAATACAAGATCATAAGAAATTTAGCAACAAAGAAACTATGTGGTATATGACTATAACTGAAGCAGAGAAATGGATGTCTTTAAGGTACATACAGTAGCAATATGATTAAGTCTTTCAGCTTTTTTCTTCACGTCATGGTCAATTTTCTGGGTATCCTTTCTTGCTCGAGCTACCAAGCAAAATGTCACAAAAAGAACACTTGGTTGAGGTCATGACGCCAAGAGTAACATATTAATAGACTTGTGATACCAATTCAATGACCTTAATCATTTTCTCTAAATTTAGAAAGTTGATGGGAGTCATGGGACTTGCAGAACTGATCTAGCACAGAAGGTAAAAGAAATTACCATCGAGCTTAAGAAACCCTGAACCAATAATAGCAACATCTTGGCGAGCACGAGCATCCAACCTCATTATCCCGCTGAAAACAATCAGCAAACAATAAGCATGCATTCCTAAGTTAGCAAACAGTGCTATAAAATAttgcatgaaatttttgtagatctcctatataaaattacattagGAAATTACTGACTGCCAAGGTTCTTGGAGGTGGAGAGGTACTCCACATGCTTCCATATGCTCCATTGGGCCAGtcagaaaaaagaaattggCTTGGGTCTATAAATGCCCATTCCTcattgcaatatatatatatatatatatataatatataaagagCAATCAAGAGTGACAAGCTTATTCTAAGTAGGCAACTATGAGCTATCATAAAATGGCTATGTATTATTGTAAGTGCAGATTGCGAAATTCAAGCAAACAAGTAAAATCAGAAAAACAAACATTACCGAGAAAGTAAGACAATATCATTCCGAGCCCTTTCATTGACAAAGCGGGCATCATTATAAACAAATTGGCAAGCCTCTGCTAATCCTTGGCTTGACTGCATAGTTCTCTCAGGCATGACAGGATGTTCATCAACCTCATGACAACCTTGTGCTCTGACACAGCACCAATTTTTTAGTAGAAGGTGAAAAGGCCAaagacatgaaaataaaaaaaaataaaataaaaggctGTAGCTAATAATGTTGGAAGGTTCAAAAACACTACATTGGACAAAAATATGGAAAGATTTGCATAatgaaattttagatttatcAATAAAGCAATCCTGGCAAAGATAACACCGGTTAGGGAAAGGCAAATAGAGATTGAGTCAATCAAGGGTGAGGAAAAACGTTCCCTAATAGCAAGCCAAAGTATAAACGTGTAGGAGGGAAAGCTAGATCCATGCCAAACAAGATGAAAATGAAACCAGGAGACCTTATTACATTGAGCCTGTAAGGCCCACAACACACATCGCACTGAAAAAGCACCATCAGATGCTGGGAGCCACCGGGGGCAATCTGGGGAAGAGATCTAGGGTATGCTCGGCATGGAAGAGAGAATGAGCTGAAGAACATGAGAGGGGCCTGACTTAGGCCAACACCAGGCACCTCGCACAACAATATCAAAGACCCTAGTAGTAGAGGGGAGATATACCTGACGAGGAAGTTGGTgagaaaagaaatcaacaagCACCCCCAAGGGATGCCAGTGATAATGCCACAGAAAGATCCTACAGCCATCGCCTATATACCACTCAAAAAATCGACGAACCTTACCCCTAAGTTGGAGAAGTTTACACTAGTACCAAGGGCAAGAATAAGGGGTTGAAAGGAACCAAAAACATGACTCTGATGCGATAAGAGTGAATCCATTGAATCCAGAGGAAATCAGAAGAAGCTTGCATAAGATGCCATATGAGTTTAGCAACAAAGGCTTGATTCCAAAGGAACAAGGGACGAAGACCCAAACCACCTTGATCTTTAGGACAATAGATGTCAGACCAAGCCACTTTAGCCTTATGAGGGGATAAGTTCAAGCCACTCCAAAGGAAAGCATAGGCCATATGCTGAAGCTCTTTGAGGACCTCTTTTGGGAGAATAAAGATACGAGGCCTAATAGATGTGGATAGTGGAAAGCACTGATTGAACAAGCTGAAGTCTACCCGCAAAGGATAAAAAGCAACCACGCCAAGAAACCACCCTAGAACGGACCCAATCAAGGATCGAACGACATTCATCATAAGAGAGCATCATAGAGATCAGAGGGACGCCTAAATAGCGAATAGGTAAGGAGCCTAGACAAAAGTAGAATTCCATCACCAACTCTGCACGCAAATTGGGGGAGgaacaacaaacaaaacaatCATTTTTTGAAGGGTTAGCATGCAAACCAGACAATTCAGCAAAGCGATCTAAGCAATGTTTCAAAACTTTGATAGACTCCCTATCCCCATGAGAGAAGAGTGAGAGGTTTTCGACAAACATGAGCATGGCTAAGCCTAGCCTATCACACTTCCAATGGTACTGAAAGTCATCCGCATGGAAGTGAAACTTCACGATACCATGGAGGACTTACATGACAAGGATAAACAAATAAGGCGATAAGGGGTCCCCTTGATGAAGACCTTGCCCTCCATGGAAGAAACCATGTAAATGCCCATTTATCTTAACCGAATACATAGGAGAGGTGACACAAGCTCTAATCTAACAAAAGCGCAGAGAAAAGTTCATAAGCCGAAGAACCAAAAGCAAAAACTCCCAATTCACAGAGTCATAGGCCTTGCTTAAGTCAACTTTCAACGCATAGCAGGGAGGACCTTGCGGGAAGATTGTAACGATGGAGGAGTTCCTGAGCTAACAAAATATTATCCCCAATGGAGCGACCAGGAACAAAAGCCATCTGAGTGCCATCCACGAGATGAGGCAAAAGGGGTTTGAGGTGATTAGCAAGAATATTAGAGATGACCTTGTAAATCACATTACAGTAGGAGATAGGCCTGAATTGACTAGGGTACTCTGGATGAGAGACCTTAGGGATAAGGCTAATAATTGTAGCATTCACTTCTCCAAGTAATTGACCTAATTGGAAAAAATTACAGGCGCTCGCTATGAAATCAGGGCTAACCACGCCCCAGACCTAACGAAAGAATTTAACAATGAAATCATCAAGGCCAGGAGTTTTATCATCACCCATAGAGAACAAAGCGACGCAAACTTCCTCATAAGTGACATCCTTAATAAGATCAAGCCAACAATCAAGTGAAAGAGAATGCTCCACATACATGGAGACCTCCTCTTGAGAGAAGGACGAAACATGAGAGTGTGGGCTTGAGAGGGTGTGAAAATGGGAGAGAAGCACCTGGGACACCTCATCCTCTGATGAAGTGTGAGAACTATCATCACAAGTGAGACTATGAATATGGTGATAGTTTTTATTAGATAACATTTGTTGGAAGAAGAACCGAGAGCAGCGGTCACCCTCCCCAGGTACTGGCTTGGTGCCCAAACACTTGATAGTGCTTATAGAGTATGAATCCATTTCATTCCCCAGTGATCCTCTCATGCTCCCTTGCACCATTTTGCCTTGGGATGGTTGTTGCTGTTATCCCACCTTTATATGGTCTTGTTGGTGTTCTTTTCACTTTGCCTTGCATGGTTTGAGGctgttttagttttagttttgtttcttttcttgtgagagggttgttttgtttcttgtttcttaGCAGGGTATGCCCCAGCTTGTTTTTGTAGATACTTGTGCACTTTTTcctattaatatattttatttacacaaaaaaaacaCAGGGCGTTGACCAAATAActatagaaaaacaaaatgcaaaGATGAACCTTATATTTTGGAAAGTCAATGGTGAGATAAACCTGATCTTCCATAAGAAACAATTGCACCTTCGATTACCATGGGAAACAAGCATCCATGAAATCAAGAGATCCAACCAGTCTCAAGATTATATACCAGTGAAAAACGACTTACATCACCAAGAATCtcagtttcaaaaataaattgttcCAACCAAAATAATAACTTAAACAGCATGGCAAATGCCAATCAGTATATGTTGTCGTACCAAAACTATTACATGTTGCCAACTTATCAGCACAACAAACACAACAAACTTCTGATAAAATTTAGTTTCTAATACCTTGATGTGTCTGGATCAGAACGGTGCCTAATACATTCTTGAGTTTCAGCATTGCGTGCACTTGACCGGCGTATGATAGAAAGTCCTCGAGACAGTAAGAATTCACTGGGTTTTGCACATATGTGCCAAACTTTCTTAGGAAACTTCAACTTTGATTTCAGGGCATGCCCATTGCTTTGTTGTCCAAAATCATTTCCTTGATTCGGACTATGTAATTTGGTGTGCTGTGGTGACTTACCAAAACTATAGTTAGTTCCCTGGAAGTTATTGATAGTGGTGCCATCAATAGCTACAGAACCATGTGAAACGTTGCTTGCAGAAAGAGCCATGAAGGGATCAAGTTAAGCTTATAAGCCCTACCAGCATATCCTATGTGTAAGTGAAACCTGAAACAAACTAAATGGAATTAGGAAAGTGCtgataaaaatacaaataacagCCTCTCAGAAACTAAATCACAGCTACGATAAACAACTTTTACCACAACAATCTCATTGACAAGCACATACACATGAAATACTCAATCAGCTTAATAATTTGTGTAACGCAGGTTATGTTATTGAAGATATTGATTAGGTTACAGTCCTGAAGTACAACGGAAAAATAGTTGTAATTCAAACCAACCAAATGGTCCTTGTTGGTATCTATTGAAATTCAATTGCATCTCTTCTAGCACAC from Diospyros lotus cultivar Yz01 chromosome 4, ASM1463336v1, whole genome shotgun sequence includes the following:
- the LOC127800799 gene encoding senescence-associated protein AAF, chlorolplastic isoform X1 — encoded protein: MALSASNVSHGSVAIDGTTINNFQGTNYSFGKSPQHTKLHSPNQGNDFGQQSNGHALKSKLKFPKKVWHICAKPSEFLLSRGLSIIRRSSARNAETQECIRHRSDPDTSRAQGCHEVDEHPVMPERTMQSSQGLAEACQFVYNDARFVNERARNDIVLLSRGIMRLDARARQDVAIIGSGFLKLDARARKDTQKIDHDVKKKAERLNHIATILRDKAQSRLKSAADKHWSDGALEADLRRADFFAKQRAMEDALMALEFVKNIHDMMLSKMYKLKRCPQLGDGMEGCITIEKNGRTLDFFPGEVSADRITAIQEAYRSMASALSEADGIDYTDPEELELLIATLIDLDAMDGKSSVSLLAECSSSPDVNTRKALANALATAPSMWTLGNAGMGALQRLAEDSNPTIAAAASKAIYELKKQWEIEEGDSWRFMMNQKPTQVDDDDADAA
- the LOC127800799 gene encoding senescence-associated protein AAF, chlorolplastic isoform X4, with translation MALSASNVSHGSVAIDGTTINNFQGTNYSFGKSPQHTKLHSPNQGNDFGQQSNGHALKSKLKFPKKVWHICAKPSEFLLSRGLSIIRRSSARNAETQECIRHRSDPDTSSGIMRLDARARQDVAIIGSGFLKLDARARKDTQKIDHDVKKKAERLNHIATILRDKAQSRLKSAADKHWSDGALEADLRRADFFAKQRAMEDALMALEFVKNIHDMMLSKMYKLKRCPQLGDGMEGCITIEKNGRTLDFFPGEVSADRITAIQEAYRSMASALSEADGIDYTDPEELELLIATLIDLDAMDGKSSVSLLAECSSSPDVNTRKALANALATAPSMWTLGNAGMGALQRLAEDSNPTIAAAASKAIYELKKQWEIEEGDSWRFMMNQKPTQVDDDDADAA